One region of Yersinia bercovieri ATCC 43970 genomic DNA includes:
- a CDS encoding YgdB family protein: MKQNRQQGASTLAAVATLFALGLFLLSALHRQLDNIQQITAEEQRHLRAFNQATSSLAWGINQRWSFTLPWSAGAAWHCNEHPHYGLKACIKPASLTGFFILRGESQPFGAQPPLMLYQRVKLDANKINRKSYQLVKAAHGWLDFCPDKDAQFCLY; the protein is encoded by the coding sequence ATGAAGCAGAATCGTCAACAGGGGGCCAGCACCTTAGCTGCTGTCGCCACACTTTTTGCTCTCGGTTTATTTCTACTGTCAGCTTTACACCGCCAATTGGACAATATTCAGCAAATCACAGCTGAAGAGCAGCGCCATTTACGGGCTTTTAATCAGGCGACCTCATCATTAGCCTGGGGAATAAACCAGCGTTGGTCATTCACTCTGCCATGGAGTGCTGGAGCAGCATGGCACTGTAATGAGCATCCACACTATGGCTTAAAAGCTTGTATTAAACCGGCATCGCTGACTGGATTTTTTATCTTGAGGGGGGAGAGCCAACCCTTTGGCGCACAGCCACCCTTGATGCTTTATCAGCGGGTCAAACTGGATGCTAATAAAATAAATAGGAAAAGCTATCAATTGGTTAAAGCCGCTCATGGCTGGTTGGACTTTTGCCCGGATAAGGATGCACAGTTTTGTCTTTATTAA
- a CDS encoding prepilin peptidase-dependent protein, whose amino-acid sequence MPEQTWHKSISGFTLPEMMLALSIGSMIVFGSAQIFPKLRQQISILQQHYRLELALSQAMAMLEKDLRRAGFCHGECQGKAITTHHYPGEATDSCLIVAYDLNRNGRWEGEKHQESEYFGYRLRNKALEAQRGELNCVGGSWERVFDPKEVTITHFSISRLPEPTSAQIYKVQLAGQSTGNATVHHQLIYMIRGNNL is encoded by the coding sequence ATGCCGGAACAGACTTGGCATAAATCTATTTCAGGTTTTACATTGCCGGAAATGATGCTGGCATTAAGCATTGGCAGCATGATTGTGTTTGGCTCGGCACAGATTTTCCCCAAATTACGCCAACAGATATCAATATTACAGCAACACTATCGGTTGGAATTGGCACTTAGTCAGGCGATGGCGATGCTGGAAAAAGATTTGCGGCGAGCGGGTTTTTGCCATGGAGAGTGTCAAGGGAAGGCTATCACCACACATCATTATCCAGGTGAAGCCACTGACTCTTGCCTGATAGTTGCGTATGACCTTAACCGTAATGGCCGTTGGGAGGGGGAAAAGCATCAGGAATCCGAATACTTTGGCTATCGTTTGCGAAATAAGGCATTGGAAGCCCAGCGTGGGGAGCTGAATTGTGTTGGCGGTAGTTGGGAGCGAGTGTTTGACCCAAAAGAGGTCACCATAACGCATTTTTCTATTAGTCGATTACCCGAGCCAACATCTGCTCAGATTTACAAAGTGCAATTAGCTGGGCAAAGCACAGGTAATGCAACAGTCCATCATCAGCTTATTTATATGATTCGTGGGAATAATCTATGA
- a CDS encoding prepilin peptidase-dependent protein, with amino-acid sequence MKIDIALNKIGFIKNNFLIKQKGISLIEVLLVIALVGVMATWGAQSWHQYRQRERLADSARQLLAFLTHLQVQANRSNDTALLWIQQHGQGCLGSGDKPTAPCSVLTGRVFIPPYPDVAITMSLQKSIGFYGVRNTAQAGSILLNNPAGRIRLIISSRGRIRLCGEGQSISGIHVC; translated from the coding sequence ATGAAAATCGACATTGCACTCAATAAAATAGGGTTCATAAAGAACAATTTCCTGATAAAACAAAAAGGTATCAGCCTGATTGAAGTATTGCTGGTTATTGCATTGGTCGGTGTTATGGCGACATGGGGGGCGCAAAGTTGGCACCAATATCGGCAACGGGAAAGGCTGGCTGATAGCGCACGCCAGCTACTTGCCTTCTTAACACATTTGCAGGTACAGGCTAATCGCAGCAACGACACGGCATTATTGTGGATACAACAACATGGGCAAGGGTGCCTGGGCAGTGGTGATAAACCCACAGCGCCTTGTTCCGTATTAACCGGCAGAGTGTTTATTCCACCTTATCCTGATGTGGCTATCACTATGTCATTGCAAAAGAGTATTGGTTTCTATGGGGTAAGAAACACCGCGCAAGCAGGAAGCATCCTACTCAATAACCCCGCAGGGCGTATCCGGTTGATTATTTCCAGTCGGGGGCGAATAAGGCTATGTGGTGAAGGTCAGTCAATATCAGGTATTCACGTATGCTAA
- the thyA gene encoding thymidylate synthase, with amino-acid sequence MKQYLDLMKKVLEEGTPKDDRTGTGTVSIFGHQMRFNLQDGFPLVTTKRCHLRSIIHELLWFLNGDTNIGYLKENSVSIWDEWADENGDLGPVYGKQWRAWGAADGRQIDQLSNVVKQLKQDPNSRRIIVSAWNVGELDQMALAPCHAFFQFYVADGKLSCQLYQRSCDVFLGLPFNIASYALLIHMMAQQCDLDVGDFVWTGGDTHLYSNHIEQTHLQLSREPRALPKLIIKRKPDSLFDYHFDDFEIEGYDPHPGIKAPIAI; translated from the coding sequence ATGAAACAGTATCTGGATTTGATGAAAAAAGTGCTGGAAGAGGGCACCCCTAAAGATGACCGTACCGGTACAGGTACAGTATCGATTTTTGGGCATCAGATGCGTTTCAATTTACAAGACGGCTTCCCGCTGGTAACCACCAAACGCTGCCATTTGCGTTCGATCATCCATGAGCTGTTATGGTTCCTCAATGGCGATACCAATATTGGTTATCTGAAGGAAAATAGTGTCTCAATCTGGGATGAGTGGGCCGATGAGAATGGTGATCTTGGCCCGGTATATGGCAAGCAATGGCGTGCCTGGGGCGCTGCCGATGGGCGTCAGATTGACCAACTGAGCAACGTAGTAAAGCAGCTTAAGCAAGATCCTAATTCACGTCGCATTATTGTCTCCGCCTGGAATGTGGGTGAACTGGACCAAATGGCACTAGCACCTTGCCATGCTTTCTTCCAGTTCTACGTGGCTGATGGCAAGCTCTCTTGTCAGCTATATCAACGTTCTTGTGATGTGTTCCTTGGCTTGCCATTTAACATTGCCAGCTATGCATTACTGATACATATGATGGCGCAACAGTGTGATTTGGACGTTGGTGATTTTGTCTGGACGGGTGGCGATACTCACTTATACAGCAACCACATAGAGCAAACGCACCTGCAATTGAGCCGCGAACCTCGGGCATTGCCGAAGTTGATTATCAAACGTAAGCCTGACTCCTTATTTGATTATCACTTCGATGACTTTGAAATTGAAGGATATGATCCGCATCCTGGGATTAAAGCTCCGATCGCTATTTAA
- the lgt gene encoding prolipoprotein diacylglyceryl transferase has protein sequence MSNSYLAFPKFDPVIFSIGPVSLHWYGLMYLVGFVFAMWLAVRRANKPGSGWTKEEVENLLYAGFLGVFVGGRVGYVLFYNLPMFLDNPLYLFKVWDGGMSFHGGLIGVICVMLWFARRTKRHFFQVADFMAPLIPFGLGAGRLGNFINGELWGRVTTDTPWAMLFPTSRGEDIAIVAADPAKWQAIFNQYGVLPRHPSQLYEMLLEGVVLFIILNLFIRKPRPMGSVSGLFLIGYGVFRIIVECFRQPDAQLGLFDGVISMGQILSVPMILAGIIMMIWAYRRPAQQLS, from the coding sequence ATGAGCAATAGCTATCTGGCGTTTCCTAAATTCGATCCGGTCATTTTCTCAATTGGCCCGGTTTCACTTCATTGGTATGGCCTGATGTACCTGGTCGGCTTCGTCTTCGCCATGTGGTTGGCGGTTCGTCGGGCCAACAAGCCAGGTAGCGGCTGGACTAAAGAAGAGGTCGAAAATCTCCTTTACGCCGGTTTCCTCGGTGTGTTTGTTGGTGGCCGTGTCGGTTATGTTCTGTTCTACAACCTGCCGATGTTCCTCGATAACCCCCTCTACCTGTTTAAAGTCTGGGATGGCGGTATGTCATTCCACGGCGGTTTGATTGGTGTTATCTGCGTAATGCTGTGGTTCGCCCGCCGTACCAAGCGCCATTTCTTCCAAGTTGCCGACTTTATGGCACCGCTGATTCCCTTTGGTTTAGGTGCCGGTCGCCTCGGTAATTTTATCAATGGCGAGCTATGGGGCCGTGTCACGACCGATACCCCGTGGGCGATGCTATTCCCAACTTCCCGTGGCGAAGACATTGCGATTGTTGCTGCTGATCCGGCAAAATGGCAGGCAATATTTAACCAATATGGCGTATTGCCGCGTCACCCTTCGCAACTGTACGAAATGCTCCTTGAGGGGGTGGTGCTGTTTATCATCCTAAACCTGTTTATCCGCAAGCCGCGCCCGATGGGCAGTGTTTCTGGCCTGTTCCTGATTGGTTATGGTGTATTCCGCATTATCGTGGAGTGTTTCCGCCAGCCAGATGCTCAGCTTGGCTTGTTCGACGGCGTGATCAGCATGGGGCAGATCCTCTCTGTACCTATGATTCTGGCCGGTATCATTATGATGATTTGGGCGTATCGCCGTCCTGCGCAACAACTTTCGTGA
- the ptsP gene encoding phosphoenolpyruvate--protein phosphotransferase — protein MLMRLREIVEKVAMATSLTDALELLVNETCLSMDTEVCSIYLADNDRRCYYLMATRGLKKPRGRIITLAFDEGIVGLVGRLAEPINLADAQSHPSFKYVPQVKEDRFRAFLGVPIIYRRQLLGVLVVQQREHRQFDESEESFMVTLATQLAGILSQSQLNAIFGQYRQTRIRALAAAPGVAVAEGWQDTSQPSLDLVYEASTLDTVQERERLTQALEEAGAEFRRFSKRFAASSQKESAAIFDLYSHLLNDARLKRELFAQIDAGSVAEWAVKQVVEQFAAQFANLQDTYMRERASDLRALGLRLLFHLDDSTSGASQWPERFILVADELTATLLAEVPQDRLVGVVVRDGAANSHAAILVRAMGIPTVMGADIQPALLSQRLLIVDGYRGEVLVDPEPVLIKEYQRLVTEEIELSKLAEDEVEQPAALKSGERIQVMLNAGLSPEHEKLLGGRVDGVGLYRTEIPFMLQSGFPSEEEQVAQYQGMLQLYPNKSVTLRTLDIGADKQLPYMPISEENPCLGWRGIRVTLDQPEIFLIQVRAMLRANAGTGNLGILLPMITSLEEVDEAKRLIDRAGREVQEVLGYELPQPKLGVMIEVPAMIFMLPYLKSRVDFISVGTNDLTQYLLAVDRNNTRVASLYDSLHPAVLQVLSHILTQATQAGLQVSLCGEMAGDPMGALLLVGLGYRNLSMNGRSVARIKYLLRNIDLADAQALAERVLTAQMTTDVRHLTAAFMERRGLGGLIRGGK, from the coding sequence ATGCTCATGCGTTTGCGAGAAATAGTTGAGAAAGTGGCAATGGCAACCAGCCTGACGGATGCGTTAGAGCTGTTGGTCAATGAAACCTGTCTGTCGATGGACACGGAAGTTTGCTCGATTTATCTGGCAGATAATGACCGCCGTTGTTACTACCTGATGGCGACGCGGGGTTTGAAAAAACCTCGTGGTCGCATTATTACGCTGGCTTTTGACGAAGGTATCGTTGGGCTGGTGGGGCGTTTGGCCGAGCCAATTAACCTGGCTGATGCTCAGAGTCACCCCAGTTTTAAGTATGTTCCGCAAGTCAAAGAGGATCGCTTCCGCGCGTTTCTTGGGGTGCCTATTATCTATCGCCGCCAGCTACTTGGCGTGCTGGTGGTTCAGCAACGTGAGCATCGTCAGTTTGATGAGAGCGAAGAGTCGTTCATGGTCACGCTGGCGACACAGCTGGCGGGCATTCTTTCTCAATCTCAGCTTAATGCCATTTTTGGTCAATATCGTCAAACGCGAATTCGCGCTCTGGCTGCGGCACCCGGCGTGGCTGTTGCTGAAGGGTGGCAGGACACCTCCCAGCCCTCCCTCGATTTGGTTTATGAAGCCTCAACGCTTGACACTGTCCAGGAGCGCGAACGCCTAACTCAGGCGTTGGAAGAGGCCGGGGCTGAATTCCGCCGCTTTAGTAAGCGCTTTGCTGCCAGCTCACAAAAAGAGAGCGCGGCAATTTTTGATCTCTACTCCCACTTGCTAAATGACGCCCGCTTAAAGCGTGAGCTTTTCGCGCAAATTGACGCCGGTTCTGTGGCCGAATGGGCGGTGAAACAGGTGGTTGAACAATTTGCGGCGCAATTTGCCAACTTGCAAGACACCTACATGCGCGAGCGTGCTAGTGATCTGCGGGCATTAGGTTTGCGTTTGCTGTTTCACCTCGACGACAGCACTTCCGGGGCCAGCCAATGGCCTGAGCGGTTTATTCTGGTCGCCGATGAGCTAACCGCAACATTATTGGCTGAGGTGCCACAGGATCGTCTGGTCGGTGTGGTGGTGCGTGACGGTGCGGCTAACTCCCACGCCGCTATTTTGGTGCGCGCCATGGGGATCCCGACGGTAATGGGCGCGGATATCCAGCCAGCACTGCTGAGTCAGCGGCTATTGATTGTCGATGGCTATCGTGGCGAGGTGTTGGTCGATCCTGAGCCTGTGCTGATCAAAGAGTATCAGCGGCTGGTCACCGAAGAGATTGAACTCAGCAAGCTGGCTGAGGATGAGGTCGAACAACCTGCAGCCCTGAAAAGTGGTGAACGGATTCAGGTCATGCTGAACGCCGGTCTTAGCCCGGAACATGAAAAACTGCTGGGGGGACGAGTCGATGGCGTGGGCCTCTACCGCACTGAAATTCCATTCATGTTACAAAGCGGTTTCCCTTCAGAAGAGGAGCAAGTCGCGCAATATCAAGGCATGTTGCAGCTTTATCCCAACAAATCCGTGACTTTGCGTACCCTGGACATTGGCGCAGATAAGCAACTGCCCTACATGCCCATTAGCGAAGAGAACCCTTGTCTGGGCTGGCGCGGCATCCGTGTTACCCTCGATCAGCCGGAGATCTTTTTGATCCAGGTCAGAGCGATGCTTCGCGCCAATGCAGGCACCGGGAATCTGGGTATTTTATTACCGATGATCACCAGTCTGGAAGAGGTCGATGAAGCCAAACGTCTGATTGACCGCGCCGGGCGCGAGGTTCAGGAAGTATTGGGTTATGAGTTACCACAGCCGAAATTGGGCGTGATGATTGAAGTCCCGGCGATGATCTTTATGTTGCCTTACCTGAAATCTCGAGTCGATTTCATCTCGGTGGGTACCAATGATCTAACACAATATTTGCTGGCAGTAGATCGCAACAACACTCGTGTTGCCTCGCTGTATGACAGCCTGCATCCGGCAGTGCTGCAAGTGCTAAGCCACATTTTGACGCAAGCGACACAAGCAGGTTTGCAGGTGAGTTTGTGTGGTGAAATGGCTGGCGATCCTATGGGCGCGCTGCTGCTGGTTGGATTGGGCTATCGCAATCTCAGTATGAATGGCCGCAGTGTGGCACGAATTAAATATCTGCTGCGTAATATTGATTTGGCAGATGCACAAGCATTGGCTGAGCGGGTATTAACCGCACAAATGACCACTGATGTGCGTCACTTAACAGCGGCGTTTATGGAACGCCGAGGGTTGGGTGGGTTGATTCGCGGCGGCAAGTAA
- the rppH gene encoding RNA pyrophosphohydrolase, which translates to MIDDDGYRPNVGIVICNRQGEVLWARRYGQHSWQFPQGGINPGETPEQAMYRELFEEVGLNKKDVRILASTRNWLRYKLPKRLVRWDTKPVCIGQKQRWFLLQLMCNEADINMQRSSTPEFDGWRWVSYWYPVRQVVSFKRDVYRRVMKEFAPTVMPVQEIAPPRVPPAYRRKRG; encoded by the coding sequence GTGATCGATGATGATGGCTACCGCCCGAACGTGGGTATCGTAATTTGTAATCGGCAAGGCGAAGTGTTGTGGGCCAGGCGCTACGGCCAGCACTCTTGGCAGTTTCCTCAAGGGGGGATTAACCCCGGTGAAACACCAGAGCAGGCTATGTATCGCGAACTTTTTGAAGAGGTAGGACTGAACAAAAAGGATGTCCGAATTCTGGCTTCAACCCGTAACTGGTTACGTTATAAATTACCGAAACGTTTGGTGCGTTGGGATACAAAGCCGGTGTGCATCGGCCAAAAGCAACGATGGTTTCTGCTACAGTTAATGTGCAATGAAGCCGATATCAACATGCAACGCAGCAGTACCCCGGAGTTTGATGGCTGGCGATGGGTCAGTTATTGGTATCCGGTGCGTCAGGTGGTCTCTTTTAAACGTGATGTTTATCGTCGCGTAATGAAAGAGTTTGCTCCAACCGTCATGCCTGTACAGGAGATTGCTCCGCCACGGGTGCCGCCTGCTTATCGCCGTAAAAGAGGTTAA
- the mutH gene encoding DNA mismatch repair endonuclease MutH, whose protein sequence is MSVYSLPPAPPTDEHQLFQRAQALSGFTLGELAARAQWLIPADLKRVKGWVGMLLEFYLGASAGSKPEQDFADIGIELKTIPISGQGKPLETTFVCVAPLTGNSGITWENSHVRHKLARVLWVPVEGERHIPLAERRVGAPLLWSPNAQEDELLRRDWEELMDLIVLGRVETITARHGEVLQLRPKAANSRALTEAIGEQGQPIMTLPRGFYLKKTFTGPMLARHFLL, encoded by the coding sequence ATGTCTGTTTATTCACTGCCACCAGCCCCTCCTACCGATGAACATCAACTTTTTCAGCGCGCCCAAGCTTTGTCGGGTTTTACCCTAGGTGAGTTGGCCGCACGTGCACAATGGCTCATCCCAGCAGACTTAAAACGCGTCAAGGGGTGGGTTGGCATGTTGCTGGAGTTCTATCTGGGGGCCAGCGCGGGCAGCAAACCTGAGCAGGATTTTGCGGATATTGGGATTGAGCTGAAAACCATTCCGATCAGCGGCCAAGGCAAGCCGTTGGAAACCACCTTCGTCTGCGTCGCACCATTGACCGGAAATAGCGGTATCACTTGGGAAAATAGCCATGTGCGGCATAAATTGGCCAGAGTCTTGTGGGTGCCGGTCGAAGGAGAGCGGCACATTCCGCTGGCGGAACGCAGGGTTGGTGCCCCTCTATTGTGGAGCCCGAATGCGCAAGAAGATGAGTTGCTACGTCGCGACTGGGAAGAGTTAATGGACCTTATTGTTTTAGGTAGAGTCGAAACCATCACAGCGCGCCATGGCGAGGTGTTGCAGTTACGCCCGAAGGCGGCCAATAGCCGCGCATTGACCGAAGCCATCGGCGAGCAGGGGCAGCCTATCATGACCTTACCCCGTGGATTTTATCTGAAAAAAACCTTTACCGGACCTATGCTGGCTCGCCACTTCCTATTGTAA